One window from the genome of Mycolicibacterium gadium encodes:
- a CDS encoding NAD(P)H-dependent amine dehydrogenase family protein, which translates to MHRVIQWGTGTVGSEMITAILDHRDDLCLVGALVYSGEKNGVDIGTLVGREPIGVTATTDVEQILRLDADCVLYTPRTAHLDDVCRLLETGKNVATTAFLFHPARIDATDRDRVRAACEKGGTSMHGSGINPGNLSGVLPLALSGMSRTIDRITLQERADWSVYESTGITFDNMAFGQPVESISPTATDFLAFNSSIFTEQVWFLADALNADVDDVSATVEAIPAAEDHQIFDHLLAAGTTAGQRWNWSGHRDGETLIEIETLWTVGGEYPSHWPKPQHGWTLTIEGDPSMRTHFMSLASFTRNATIEEHVRSASVATGMQVLNAVTAVCQAPPGFATSATLPLIRSETGFRRGPRTG; encoded by the coding sequence GTGCATCGGGTAATTCAATGGGGAACCGGCACGGTGGGCAGCGAGATGATCACCGCGATCCTCGACCACCGAGACGATCTTTGCCTCGTCGGGGCGTTGGTCTACTCCGGTGAGAAGAACGGCGTGGACATCGGCACTCTCGTCGGCCGTGAACCGATCGGCGTGACCGCGACGACCGACGTCGAACAGATTCTCAGGCTGGATGCCGACTGCGTGCTCTATACGCCGCGCACCGCGCACCTCGACGACGTGTGCCGACTCCTGGAAACCGGGAAAAACGTTGCGACCACGGCATTTCTGTTTCATCCTGCGCGGATCGACGCTACCGATCGCGACCGCGTCCGGGCTGCCTGCGAGAAGGGCGGCACATCCATGCACGGCAGCGGCATCAACCCGGGCAACCTCTCCGGTGTCCTGCCGCTGGCGCTTTCGGGTATGAGCCGAACGATCGACAGGATCACCCTGCAGGAGCGCGCCGACTGGTCGGTGTACGAAAGCACCGGAATCACGTTCGACAACATGGCATTTGGGCAGCCGGTCGAGTCGATAAGCCCGACCGCGACCGACTTCCTGGCCTTCAACAGCTCGATCTTCACCGAGCAGGTCTGGTTTCTGGCCGACGCGCTGAACGCCGACGTCGACGATGTCTCGGCCACCGTGGAGGCCATTCCCGCTGCCGAGGATCATCAGATCTTCGACCACCTGCTGGCCGCGGGGACGACGGCCGGCCAGCGCTGGAATTGGTCCGGTCACCGCGACGGCGAAACGCTCATCGAGATCGAAACGCTGTGGACAGTGGGTGGCGAGTATCCCTCGCACTGGCCCAAACCACAGCACGGCTGGACGCTGACCATCGAGGGCGACCCGTCGATGCGCACCCACTTCATGTCGCTGGCGAGCTTCACCCGCAACGCCACCATCGAAGAGCATGTACGGTCGGCCAGCGTCGCCACCGGCATGCAGGTCCTCAACGCGGTCACCGCCGTCTGCCAGGCGCCGCCCGGATTCGCCACCTCTGCCACGCTGCCGTTGATTCGCAGCGAAACGGGGTTCAGGCGGGGACC
- a CDS encoding SpoIIE family protein phosphatase — MSVADSNGAAPDAFVPVGTPVDLDNCAREPIHIPGSVQPRGVLAIVRESDLEVCQVSANVAELLGRDVDDVLGRHLSSLIGTDQAARVEQAVSAPGDLQQRNPIECVADVAGDQLAFDVILRREPGGVLLVEVETAYGERPFAFPNTYQAVRGSVDELNRAATLSELYDATARAVRELTGFDRVMVYRYDEDYNGEVVAEAKLDDLNSFLGLHYPSTDIPAQARALYEKNWLRLIDDVGYTPAPLVPTVDPERGVPTDLTHATLRSVSPIHIEYLQNMGVRASMSISLLRHGRLWGLIACHHYAGPHLPPFGTRAAAEFLGATLSLRLVDQFEDEQLHRRLAAQAVLGKLTAATLDDGESLSEVLLGAPNLLDLVPADGAVVNIGGEYRMLGSVPSPQAVAAVAAWALDAGDNVASSDSFSRELPDLDVDSDVTSGALAINLPDGQYAIWFRGEVVRSVDWGGDPHNKAIAVGEGDDIRLSPRKSFDRWRETVNGCCEPWQSTEVDSAESLRRHLVEALYRRTRGALRVAETLQRSLLPTSIPTVEGWQLSAHYEPAVGGRVGGDWYDAFELRDGRLLVLIGDVAGHGMAAAGTMAQVRNTLRAYLFTGAAPAEALNLLNEFCVHMVPRAFVTVIVARVDLDSGDVEAACAGHLIPFLTQRDGVADPAPVLLSPPIGAVGMTYEPSAFSIEAGQGLVMFSDGLVERRNEPIDDGIARLAEIVSRTDDSTATDIATAMATAETDDDVTIVTLRRP, encoded by the coding sequence TTGTCTGTCGCTGATTCGAACGGCGCTGCGCCTGATGCCTTCGTGCCGGTCGGCACGCCCGTCGATCTCGACAATTGCGCGCGGGAACCGATCCACATCCCCGGCAGCGTGCAGCCGCGCGGCGTCCTGGCCATCGTGCGCGAATCCGACCTCGAGGTATGCCAGGTCAGTGCCAACGTCGCGGAATTGCTCGGTCGCGACGTGGACGACGTCCTGGGTCGGCACCTCTCATCGCTGATCGGTACCGACCAGGCCGCCCGGGTCGAACAGGCGGTGTCGGCCCCGGGCGATCTGCAGCAACGTAACCCGATCGAGTGTGTGGCCGACGTCGCCGGTGACCAACTCGCGTTCGACGTGATCTTGCGCCGTGAGCCCGGTGGTGTGCTGCTGGTAGAAGTCGAGACCGCTTACGGCGAACGGCCTTTCGCGTTCCCCAACACCTATCAGGCAGTCCGCGGCTCGGTCGACGAGCTCAACCGGGCCGCCACCCTGTCCGAGCTCTATGACGCCACCGCGCGCGCGGTCCGCGAGCTCACCGGCTTCGACCGCGTCATGGTGTACCGCTACGACGAGGACTACAACGGCGAGGTCGTCGCCGAAGCCAAACTCGACGACCTGAACTCCTTCCTCGGACTGCACTACCCATCCACCGACATTCCCGCACAGGCGCGCGCACTCTACGAGAAGAACTGGCTGCGGCTCATCGACGACGTTGGCTACACCCCGGCACCGTTGGTGCCGACGGTCGATCCGGAACGCGGCGTTCCCACCGACCTGACGCATGCGACGCTGCGTAGCGTCTCGCCGATCCACATCGAGTACCTGCAGAACATGGGTGTGCGGGCGTCGATGTCGATCTCACTGCTGAGGCACGGGCGGTTGTGGGGGCTGATCGCCTGCCACCACTACGCCGGTCCGCATCTACCGCCGTTCGGCACTCGGGCCGCTGCTGAATTTCTCGGCGCCACCCTCTCGCTGCGACTAGTCGACCAATTCGAAGACGAGCAGTTGCACCGGCGTCTGGCCGCGCAGGCCGTCCTGGGAAAGCTCACGGCTGCCACCCTGGACGACGGGGAATCGCTGTCCGAGGTGCTGCTCGGAGCGCCGAACCTGCTCGATCTCGTGCCTGCCGACGGCGCCGTCGTCAACATCGGAGGCGAGTATCGGATGCTGGGATCGGTGCCGTCGCCGCAAGCCGTGGCCGCCGTGGCGGCCTGGGCACTCGACGCGGGCGACAACGTCGCGAGCAGCGATTCCTTTTCCCGAGAGCTGCCGGATCTCGATGTCGATTCCGACGTCACCTCGGGCGCGCTGGCCATCAACCTGCCCGACGGGCAGTACGCCATCTGGTTCCGCGGTGAGGTCGTGCGATCGGTGGATTGGGGCGGCGATCCCCACAACAAAGCGATCGCAGTGGGCGAAGGTGACGACATTCGTCTCAGCCCGCGCAAGTCGTTCGACCGCTGGCGCGAAACCGTGAACGGATGCTGCGAACCGTGGCAGTCCACCGAGGTGGACTCGGCCGAGTCGCTGCGAAGACACCTCGTCGAAGCGCTCTACCGTCGGACCCGGGGCGCACTGCGCGTCGCAGAAACCCTGCAGCGCAGCCTGTTGCCCACGTCGATCCCGACGGTCGAAGGCTGGCAGCTGTCGGCGCACTACGAACCCGCCGTCGGAGGGCGCGTCGGCGGGGACTGGTACGACGCCTTCGAACTCCGCGACGGCCGCTTGCTCGTGCTGATCGGGGATGTCGCAGGTCACGGAATGGCCGCGGCGGGGACCATGGCGCAGGTACGAAACACCTTGCGCGCGTATCTGTTCACCGGTGCCGCACCCGCCGAGGCGCTCAACCTGCTCAACGAGTTTTGCGTGCACATGGTGCCCCGCGCGTTCGTCACCGTGATCGTCGCGCGAGTCGACCTGGATTCCGGGGATGTCGAAGCCGCGTGCGCCGGCCACCTGATTCCGTTCCTGACGCAGCGCGACGGCGTTGCCGATCCGGCGCCAGTGTTGCTTTCGCCGCCGATCGGCGCGGTCGGCATGACGTACGAACCCAGCGCGTTCAGCATCGAAGCCGGGCAGGGATTGGTGATGTTCTCCGACGGGCTCGTCGAACGGCGCAACGAGCCGATCGATGACGGTATCGCACGGCTCGCCGAAATAGTCAGCCGCACAGATGATTCGACGGCAACCGATATCGCAACGGCAATGGCGACGGCCGAAACCGACGACGATGTCACGATCGTCACCCTCCGCCGACCCTAG